In one Sphingobacterium daejeonense genomic region, the following are encoded:
- the holA gene encoding DNA polymerase III subunit delta has product MNTQSILSEIKKKKLAPVYLLHGEEPYFIDLIADAIEHTVLDDAQKGFDQTVVYGKDTDFSNVVSMAKRYPMMSDYQVIVVKEAQNLKWKDDELLQKYLEQPTPTTVLVFAHKYSKFDKRKKAYKLMEKAGIVLESNKLYEDKVAAWIVEQLNASGRKVHPQASALMAEYLGTDLSKIANEIEKLQLNIPVDKEITTTDIEQNIGISKDFNVFELNTALSKRNALKAFQIVDYFAANPKSNPMPVVIGSLGTYFTKILKYHYLPDKSQTAAAKQLGVHPFFVKEYEYAARNFNRRKTFEIIHVIKEFDLNPKV; this is encoded by the coding sequence ATGAATACCCAATCCATATTATCAGAAATAAAGAAAAAAAAATTAGCACCTGTCTATCTTTTACATGGGGAAGAACCATACTTTATTGATTTGATTGCTGATGCTATCGAGCATACCGTATTGGATGATGCTCAAAAAGGTTTCGACCAAACGGTGGTATATGGAAAGGATACAGACTTCTCTAATGTTGTCAGTATGGCAAAGCGGTATCCAATGATGAGTGATTATCAAGTAATCGTAGTCAAAGAAGCGCAGAACTTGAAGTGGAAAGATGATGAACTCCTCCAAAAATATCTAGAACAGCCTACTCCAACAACAGTTTTAGTATTTGCACATAAGTACAGCAAATTTGATAAGCGGAAAAAGGCTTATAAACTTATGGAAAAAGCAGGGATTGTTTTGGAATCCAATAAACTTTATGAAGATAAGGTTGCAGCATGGATTGTAGAACAACTCAATGCTTCTGGCAGAAAGGTACATCCTCAGGCATCCGCATTAATGGCTGAGTATCTAGGAACTGACCTCTCTAAAATCGCCAATGAAATAGAAAAACTCCAATTAAACATTCCTGTTGATAAAGAAATTACAACAACAGACATTGAACAAAATATTGGTATCAGCAAAGATTTTAACGTATTTGAACTCAATACTGCGTTGTCAAAAAGAAATGCCTTAAAAGCATTTCAGATCGTAGATTATTTTGCAGCAAATCCAAAAAGTAATCCAATGCCGGTCGTAATAGGTTCTCTCGGTACCTATTTCACGAAAATTTTAAAATATCATTACCTTCCTGACAAATCACAAACAGCTGCCGCCAAACAGCTTGGAGTTCACCCCTTCTTTGTCAAGGAATATGAATACGCGGCAAGAAACTTCAATCGCAGAAAAACTTTTGAGATCATTCATGTCATTAAAGAGTTTGACCTAAATCCAAAGGTATGA
- the clpP gene encoding ATP-dependent Clp endopeptidase proteolytic subunit ClpP, translating to MNIDKNEFRKYAIKHHRIGSQHVDGYISRLQQQIPSNLTPYIIEERQLNVAQMDVFSRLMMDRIIFLGDGINDQVANIVQAQLLFLQSTDAQRDIQIYINSPGGSVYAGLGIYDTMQYISPDVATICTGMAASMGAVLLVAGAKGKRAALRHSRVMIHQPSGGAQGVASDMEINLREMLKLKEELYKIIADHSGQTYEWVEKSSDRDYWMRASEAKEFGMIDEVLLPKKETK from the coding sequence ATGAATATAGATAAAAACGAATTTAGAAAGTATGCTATCAAGCATCATAGAATTGGAAGCCAACATGTAGATGGTTACATTTCTAGATTACAGCAACAAATTCCAAGCAACCTGACTCCTTACATTATTGAAGAGCGTCAATTGAATGTTGCGCAGATGGACGTGTTTTCACGCTTGATGATGGACCGTATTATCTTTTTAGGTGACGGCATCAATGACCAAGTAGCAAATATTGTTCAAGCACAATTATTGTTTTTACAATCTACAGATGCACAACGCGACATTCAGATCTACATTAACTCTCCAGGAGGAAGTGTTTATGCAGGTTTAGGAATTTACGACACGATGCAATATATCTCACCCGATGTAGCCACTATCTGTACAGGTATGGCAGCGTCTATGGGTGCCGTTTTGTTGGTAGCAGGAGCTAAAGGAAAACGTGCTGCGTTACGTCACTCTCGCGTTATGATTCATCAACCATCAGGAGGTGCACAAGGAGTAGCATCTGATATGGAGATCAACTTACGTGAAATGTTGAAATTAAAAGAAGAGTTATACAAAATCATTGCTGATCATTCCGGCCAAACGTATGAATGGGTTGAGAAATCTTCAGACCGTGATTATTGGATGCGCGCCTCAGAAGCCAAAGAATTTGGTATGATAGATGAGGTATTGCTACCTAAGAAAGAAACAAAATAA
- the carA gene encoding glutamine-hydrolyzing carbamoyl-phosphate synthase small subunit yields the protein MTNYSKLPAILVLEDGTVFHGKAAGKIGTTTGEICFNTGTTGYQEIFTDPSYYAQIMVTTNAHIGNYGIDGEDEESKKIQIAGLVCKNYNINYSRKMADQSIQNYFEEENLVGISDIDTRSLVRHIRSKGAMNAIISSENLDVESLKAELAKVPSMAGLELSSAVSTTEPYFYGEEGAPTRIAVLDLGIKKNILRNFDSRQVYAKVFPAKTTFAQMEEWNPDGYFISNGPGDPAAMDYAIQTVKEILAADKPMFGICLGHQILALANDIRTQKMHNGHRGINHPVKNIIANKCEITSQNHGFGVVAEDIKNSDKVEITHINLNDDSIEGIRVKGKNAFSVQYHPESSPGPHDSRYLFDDFIAMVKS from the coding sequence ATGACCAACTACAGCAAATTGCCAGCAATTTTAGTCCTTGAGGATGGGACAGTTTTCCATGGTAAAGCAGCAGGTAAGATCGGTACGACAACAGGCGAAATCTGTTTCAATACGGGTACTACTGGCTACCAAGAGATCTTTACAGATCCTTCTTATTATGCACAGATCATGGTGACAACCAATGCACATATTGGTAACTATGGTATTGATGGAGAAGATGAGGAATCTAAAAAAATTCAGATTGCAGGGTTAGTTTGTAAGAACTACAACATTAATTATAGCCGTAAGATGGCTGATCAGTCTATTCAAAATTACTTCGAAGAAGAAAATTTGGTAGGTATTTCGGATATCGATACGCGTTCATTGGTACGCCATATTCGTAGCAAAGGAGCGATGAATGCTATTATCTCATCCGAAAACTTAGACGTTGAGTCTCTTAAAGCTGAATTGGCGAAAGTGCCTTCTATGGCAGGATTAGAGCTTTCATCAGCAGTATCTACAACTGAACCTTATTTCTACGGTGAAGAAGGTGCTCCAACTCGTATTGCAGTGCTTGATCTTGGTATCAAGAAGAATATCTTGAGAAACTTTGACTCTCGTCAAGTTTATGCTAAGGTATTCCCGGCAAAAACTACTTTCGCTCAAATGGAAGAGTGGAACCCAGATGGTTACTTTATTTCCAATGGTCCTGGTGATCCAGCAGCAATGGACTATGCTATCCAAACTGTAAAAGAAATCTTAGCTGCTGATAAACCAATGTTCGGGATTTGTCTTGGTCACCAAATCTTAGCATTGGCAAATGATATAAGGACTCAAAAAATGCATAATGGACACAGAGGTATCAATCACCCTGTGAAAAATATAATCGCAAATAAATGTGAGATCACTTCTCAAAACCATGGTTTTGGTGTTGTGGCAGAAGATATCAAGAATTCTGATAAAGTTGAAATTACACACATCAACTTAAATGATGATTCTATTGAAGGTATCCGCGTGAAAGGGAAGAACGCATTCTCGGTGCAATATCACCCTGAATCTTCTCCTGGTCCACACGATTCAAGATATTTATTTGATGACTTTATAGCCATGGTAAAATCATAA
- a CDS encoding type I restriction enzyme HsdR N-terminal domain-containing protein — translation MFRPVPLNLPPFPAKISKKQDQYYIFDELRKKHLLLTPEEWVRQHWVSHLNLHYRYPMSLMKIEGGLSLNALQKRSDLVIYDRKGSKVLLAEFKAPSVKITEKVFHQIANYNSIYKIPLLLVSNGIEHYYCRIDFEQSNFTFITELPSFHQEDFEF, via the coding sequence ATGTTTAGACCGGTTCCATTGAACTTACCGCCTTTTCCGGCCAAAATCAGCAAAAAACAAGATCAGTATTATATTTTCGACGAGCTGCGAAAAAAGCATCTTTTGTTGACACCGGAGGAGTGGGTACGACAACACTGGGTAAGTCACCTGAACCTGCACTATCGCTATCCCATGTCACTAATGAAAATCGAAGGCGGACTTTCACTGAATGCTCTTCAAAAAAGGTCTGATTTGGTGATTTATGATCGTAAGGGCTCCAAAGTACTTTTGGCAGAATTCAAAGCACCATCTGTCAAAATTACCGAAAAAGTATTTCATCAAATCGCAAATTACAATAGCATTTACAAAATTCCTCTACTTTTAGTCAGTAATGGAATTGAGCATTATTATTGTAGGATTGATTTTGAGCAGTCGAATTTTACATTTATAACGGAACTGCCATCTTTTCATCAAGAAGATTTTGAATTTTAA
- a CDS encoding RNA polymerase sigma-70 factor, whose translation MNHNISKTDSELLVMLKNNNPKAFTEIYNRYWDKLYVVAANKLGDLFQAQEIVQEIFLDLWRRREKLAVTENLNGYLATALKYKVINLRQKRTVEQKYVEHAKKSEDQAYSMENYLQFDELKAKLERLVAKLPEKCQMVYKLSREEGLSQKEIAQKLEITEKTVEAHLTRALKTLKSGLRYLSFFFW comes from the coding sequence ATGAATCATAATATTTCAAAAACGGATTCTGAATTATTGGTAATGCTCAAGAATAATAATCCTAAGGCATTTACTGAGATTTATAATCGTTATTGGGATAAATTGTATGTCGTGGCTGCAAATAAATTGGGAGATCTTTTCCAAGCTCAGGAAATTGTTCAGGAAATATTCCTAGATCTTTGGCGTAGAAGAGAAAAATTAGCTGTTACAGAAAATTTAAATGGCTACCTCGCAACAGCCCTAAAGTATAAAGTTATTAATCTCAGACAAAAAAGGACTGTTGAACAAAAGTATGTAGAGCATGCAAAAAAATCAGAGGATCAAGCTTATTCCATGGAAAATTACCTCCAGTTTGATGAACTAAAAGCTAAGTTGGAAAGATTAGTCGCCAAGCTTCCAGAAAAATGTCAAATGGTTTATAAATTAAGCAGGGAGGAAGGGTTATCTCAAAAGGAAATAGCACAGAAACTAGAAATAACAGAAAAAACAGTGGAAGCCCATTTAACTCGAGCATTAAAAACGTTGAAATCCGGATTGAGATACCTGTCGTTCTTTTTTTGGTAG
- a CDS encoding FkbM family methyltransferase, translated as MERNDKLKRLEYWVKARIGKIAFIDIEEKRQKQWYGNGYGGFYVDPTLVPDNAIVYSFGIGEDISFDKAIIEKHGSKVYGFDPTPKSINYIKNNNTPEQFYFHPFGIGEKTGTVTFNLPKNKEHVSGSVYGHKLVDESNAVEVLLKEFKDIVNELGHRHIDVLKMDIEGSEYAVMEGILNSGIPIKQILVETHERFFDDGLEKGKKFFKQLHDHGYRIFAISDTYQEISLVKTQ; from the coding sequence ATGGAAAGAAACGATAAACTTAAAAGACTTGAGTATTGGGTAAAAGCAAGAATAGGTAAAATTGCATTTATTGATATAGAAGAAAAACGTCAGAAACAATGGTACGGCAATGGATATGGTGGTTTTTATGTGGATCCAACTTTAGTTCCTGACAATGCCATAGTCTATTCTTTCGGAATTGGTGAGGACATTTCATTTGACAAGGCAATCATTGAAAAACATGGCTCCAAGGTTTATGGCTTCGACCCTACCCCAAAATCCATCAACTATATTAAAAACAACAATACACCTGAGCAGTTTTATTTCCATCCGTTTGGTATAGGTGAAAAGACTGGCACAGTAACTTTCAATCTTCCCAAGAACAAAGAACATGTCTCTGGCAGTGTTTATGGCCATAAACTAGTGGATGAGAGCAATGCTGTAGAAGTTCTTTTAAAGGAATTTAAGGATATTGTCAACGAATTGGGCCATCGCCACATCGATGTGTTAAAAATGGATATAGAAGGGTCTGAATATGCAGTGATGGAAGGGATTTTAAATTCTGGAATACCCATAAAACAGATTTTGGTCGAAACTCATGAACGCTTTTTTGATGACGGACTTGAAAAGGGTAAAAAATTCTTTAAGCAGCTGCACGACCATGGTTATAGGATTTTTGCAATTTCAGACACCTATCAGGAAATCTCGTTGGTCAAGACTCAATAA
- a CDS encoding pyridoxal-phosphate dependent enzyme, protein MWYNNILETIGNTPLVKLNKITQHLKGTILAKIETSNPGNSIKDRMALKMIEDAEEAGLLKPGGTIIEGTSGNTGMGLAMAAIVKGYRCIFTTTDKQSKEKIDALRAFGAEVIVCPTNVDPEDPRSYYSVSSRLEKEVPNAWKANQYDNLSNSKAHYEQTGPEIWEQTEGKITHLVVGVGTGGTISGTAKYLREKNPNIKVWGIDTFGSIFKKYKETGIFDKNEIYPYITEGIGEDFLPKNVDFDVIDLFEKVTDKDAALMTRDLARKEGIFAGNSAGAALAGLLQLGANLKDDDVVVVIFHDHGSRYMGKMYNEDWLRERGFLEDEKLTAKSILKKRGEQAIITADANQTVVETFNIMKSLNISQIPVTQQGMVIGKVTESDILSALLENPSLKSSAVEEIVTKPFPFVDLNTSIDKISGLINKDTQAVLVEDSFGRINIITQYDIINAISEV, encoded by the coding sequence ATGTGGTACAATAACATACTTGAGACCATTGGCAATACGCCATTGGTTAAATTAAACAAGATAACACAACACTTAAAAGGCACAATATTAGCCAAGATAGAAACCAGCAATCCTGGAAATTCAATCAAAGACCGAATGGCTTTGAAAATGATTGAGGATGCTGAAGAAGCTGGACTTTTGAAACCTGGAGGAACGATAATAGAAGGAACTTCAGGAAACACTGGGATGGGCTTGGCAATGGCTGCCATTGTAAAAGGTTATCGTTGTATTTTTACCACGACAGACAAGCAGTCTAAGGAAAAAATTGATGCCCTTCGTGCCTTTGGCGCGGAGGTAATTGTTTGCCCAACAAACGTAGATCCGGAGGACCCTCGCTCCTATTATTCCGTATCCAGCAGGTTAGAAAAAGAAGTTCCCAATGCATGGAAGGCCAATCAATATGACAATCTTTCTAACTCTAAAGCTCATTACGAACAGACAGGGCCTGAAATCTGGGAACAGACAGAAGGTAAAATCACTCACCTAGTAGTAGGAGTCGGAACTGGAGGTACCATCTCTGGAACAGCAAAATACCTTCGTGAAAAGAACCCGAATATCAAAGTTTGGGGAATCGACACCTTTGGATCAATTTTCAAAAAATACAAAGAAACAGGCATATTCGACAAGAATGAAATCTACCCTTATATAACAGAAGGTATTGGTGAAGATTTCTTGCCAAAAAATGTTGATTTCGATGTCATTGATTTATTTGAAAAAGTGACCGATAAAGATGCGGCCTTAATGACCAGAGACTTGGCAAGAAAAGAAGGGATCTTTGCAGGCAATTCTGCCGGAGCTGCTTTGGCAGGCTTGTTACAATTAGGCGCTAATTTGAAAGATGATGATGTCGTTGTCGTTATCTTCCATGACCATGGATCAAGATACATGGGCAAAATGTATAATGAAGATTGGTTAAGAGAAAGAGGATTCCTAGAAGACGAGAAATTAACCGCTAAATCAATTCTTAAGAAGCGTGGTGAACAAGCGATCATCACTGCTGACGCCAATCAAACTGTAGTAGAGACTTTCAATATCATGAAGTCACTGAACATCTCCCAAATACCTGTAACACAACAAGGTATGGTTATCGGAAAAGTGACAGAATCGGATATATTATCGGCATTATTAGAAAATCCTTCGTTAAAGTCATCTGCAGTGGAAGAAATCGTGACCAAACCATTTCCTTTCGTAGACTTAAATACATCAATTGATAAAATATCAGGATTAATCAATAAAGACACGCAAGCAGTGCTTGTTGAAGACAGTTTTGGAAGGATAAATATTATCACACAATATGATATTATAAATGCAATTTCAGAAGTTTAG
- the rseP gene encoding RIP metalloprotease RseP, producing MGIVIMVGQVLLGLSLLIILHELGHFLAARAFGIKVEKFYLFFDAWGVKLFKFNYKGCEYGVGWLPLGGYVKIAGMIDESMDTEQMKGEPQPWEFRSKPAWQRLIVMLGGIIVNVIVGILVFWMLTFKYGSTDFDNNQLYGVKPGIIGEKIGLKDGDKILAVNGKKANLFFQDLMTSDVLMGEAVLTVERAGQQMQITLPKDILNDVSEHKKNELVQPMFKMTPVNLVEKNSRADKMGLQVGDSIVSINGVQVQQLDEFKSQVTANKNKEINLEVIRNGSPVTLKAAADTSSVLGFNNFPLVQHQYGFFEALPIGTKKAFSVITDNIKGFGKIFKGEVRADKALSGPVGIATMFGTEVDWLRFWSLVGMLSMALAFMNMLPIPALDGGHVIFLLIEMIQGKPLSDKFLEKAQIVGFFIIVALMIFVFGNDIFKLTK from the coding sequence ATGGGAATTGTAATCATGGTTGGGCAGGTCCTTTTAGGCTTGTCTTTATTAATCATCTTGCATGAGCTTGGGCACTTTTTGGCAGCTCGAGCATTCGGCATCAAGGTAGAAAAGTTCTATCTTTTCTTTGATGCATGGGGTGTGAAATTATTTAAATTCAATTATAAAGGTTGTGAGTACGGTGTAGGTTGGTTACCTCTGGGCGGTTATGTTAAGATCGCAGGTATGATCGATGAATCGATGGATACTGAACAGATGAAAGGAGAACCTCAACCTTGGGAATTCCGTTCAAAACCAGCTTGGCAAAGACTGATCGTCATGTTGGGCGGTATCATCGTCAATGTTATTGTCGGTATCCTCGTGTTTTGGATGCTAACCTTTAAATATGGTTCGACTGACTTCGATAATAATCAGTTGTATGGTGTAAAACCAGGGATCATTGGAGAAAAGATTGGTTTGAAAGATGGTGATAAAATATTAGCTGTCAACGGTAAAAAAGCTAATTTGTTCTTTCAGGACCTTATGACATCGGATGTATTGATGGGTGAAGCTGTTCTAACTGTTGAACGTGCTGGACAACAAATGCAAATCACGCTTCCAAAAGACATTTTAAACGATGTTTCGGAACATAAAAAGAACGAATTGGTTCAGCCTATGTTCAAAATGACACCTGTGAATCTGGTGGAGAAAAATAGTAGGGCAGATAAAATGGGGTTGCAAGTAGGAGATAGCATTGTTTCTATCAATGGTGTTCAAGTACAGCAATTAGATGAATTCAAATCTCAGGTAACTGCCAATAAAAATAAAGAAATCAATTTGGAAGTTATTCGTAATGGTAGTCCTGTAACATTAAAGGCAGCTGCTGATACTTCTTCTGTCTTAGGATTCAATAATTTTCCTTTAGTTCAGCATCAATATGGTTTCTTTGAAGCTTTACCTATAGGAACTAAAAAGGCATTTTCTGTAATTACCGACAACATCAAAGGTTTTGGTAAAATATTTAAAGGTGAAGTTCGTGCAGATAAGGCATTGTCTGGCCCAGTAGGAATAGCGACTATGTTTGGTACTGAAGTAGACTGGTTGAGATTTTGGAGCTTGGTAGGTATGCTTTCAATGGCATTAGCATTTATGAATATGCTTCCTATTCCAGCATTGGATGGTGGGCATGTGATTTTCTTGTTGATAGAAATGATACAAGGAAAACCATTGAGTGACAAATTCTTAGAAAAAGCTCAAATTGTGGGTTTCTTTATAATCGTCGCCCTGATGATATTTGTTTTCGGAAACGATATATTTAAACTGACAAAGTAA
- a CDS encoding FtsB family cell division protein, producing the protein MERFINTIRNQYLIAGVAFLVWMCFFDRYDITTQYNFQTEKAKLEQEKEYYTNEIESISQSIKDVQFNQSEIQRIAREKYKMKKDQEDIYIITEVEAPKN; encoded by the coding sequence ATGGAACGTTTCATTAATACTATCCGTAATCAATATCTTATCGCTGGTGTAGCATTCCTAGTGTGGATGTGCTTTTTCGACCGATATGATATAACTACCCAATATAATTTTCAAACTGAAAAAGCTAAATTGGAACAGGAAAAAGAGTATTATACCAATGAAATCGAAAGCATCTCGCAATCTATTAAAGATGTACAATTCAACCAAAGTGAAATACAACGCATAGCACGCGAAAAATATAAAATGAAGAAAGATCAGGAAGATATATATATCATAACTGAGGTAGAGGCACCAAAAAATTAA
- the eno gene encoding phosphopyruvate hydratase, with protein MSLIIDVHARQILDSRGNPTIEVDVTTQNGFVGRAAVPSGASTGAHEAVELRDGDKKKYLGKGVLKAVENVNTKIAKALEGVDVFEQNAIDKLMIDLDGSENKGKLGANAILGVSLAVAKAAAQESRQPLYRYIGGVNANTLPLPMMNIVNGGAHSDAPIAFQEFMIMPVGAESFSEALRWGAEVFHNLKKILHDRNLSTAVGDEGGFAPTFEGTEDAIETILEAVKKAGYKPGKDICLALDCASTEFFVKGKYDYAKFEGKGGAVRTIEEQVDYLAELTAKYPIISIEDGMAEDDWKGWKLLTEKIGDRVQLVGDDLFVTNTKRLQEGIDKGIGNSILVKVNQIGSLTETINAVHLAQTNGYTSVMSHRSGETEDTTIADLAVALNCGQIKTGSISRSDRIAKYNQLLRIEEELGANAKFTGKDFKYAPKK; from the coding sequence ATGAGCTTGATAATTGACGTACATGCGCGCCAGATTTTAGATTCGCGCGGAAATCCTACGATAGAAGTTGATGTAACAACCCAAAATGGTTTTGTTGGCCGTGCAGCGGTTCCATCTGGAGCTTCTACAGGTGCACACGAAGCTGTAGAATTACGCGACGGTGATAAGAAAAAATACCTAGGTAAAGGTGTTTTGAAAGCTGTTGAAAACGTAAATACTAAAATCGCTAAAGCTTTAGAAGGTGTAGACGTATTTGAACAAAATGCAATCGACAAATTAATGATCGATTTAGATGGTTCTGAAAACAAAGGTAAATTAGGTGCTAACGCTATTCTTGGTGTTTCTTTAGCAGTAGCTAAAGCAGCAGCACAAGAAAGCCGTCAGCCATTATATCGTTATATCGGTGGTGTAAATGCTAATACACTTCCTCTACCAATGATGAACATTGTAAACGGTGGTGCTCACTCGGATGCCCCAATCGCTTTCCAAGAGTTCATGATTATGCCTGTAGGCGCTGAGTCCTTCTCTGAGGCTTTGCGTTGGGGTGCTGAGGTTTTCCATAACTTAAAGAAAATCCTTCATGACCGTAACTTGTCTACAGCAGTAGGTGACGAAGGTGGTTTCGCGCCAACTTTCGAAGGTACTGAGGATGCTATCGAAACAATTCTTGAAGCTGTTAAAAAAGCTGGTTACAAACCAGGAAAAGATATCTGTCTAGCTTTAGACTGTGCTTCTACAGAATTCTTCGTAAAAGGAAAATATGACTATGCTAAGTTTGAAGGTAAAGGTGGTGCTGTTCGTACAATCGAAGAACAAGTAGATTACCTTGCTGAATTAACTGCTAAATACCCTATCATCTCTATTGAAGATGGTATGGCAGAAGACGATTGGAAAGGATGGAAATTATTAACTGAGAAAATCGGTGACCGTGTACAATTAGTAGGTGATGATTTATTCGTTACAAATACTAAGCGCCTTCAAGAAGGTATTGATAAAGGTATCGGAAACTCAATCCTAGTTAAAGTAAACCAAATCGGTTCATTGACTGAAACAATCAATGCTGTTCACTTAGCACAAACTAATGGTTATACATCAGTAATGTCACACCGTTCTGGTGAAACTGAAGACACTACCATTGCTGACTTAGCTGTAGCTTTAAACTGTGGTCAAATTAAAACAGGTTCTATCTCTCGTTCTGACCGGATCGCGAAATACAACCAGTTGTTACGTATCGAAGAAGAATTAGGCGCTAACGCAAAATTCACCGGAAAAGATTTTAAATACGCTCCGAAAAAATAA
- a CDS encoding 1-deoxy-D-xylulose-5-phosphate reductoisomerase produces MSKRKLAILGSTGSVGTQTLEVVELYPDHFSITVLTAGKNADLLIQQALKFKPSAIVVSDKSAYEKVKDALEGKGIEVNFGEEALIDVVQRDDIDIVLTAVVGAVGLKPTVAAIEAGKDIALANKETLVVAGELITNLIEKNNVKLLPVDSEHSAIFQCLAGEEENPIEKIILTASGGPFRGMSRNDLVSVTKVEALKHPNWSMGAKITVDSASLMNKGLEVIEAKWLFGLEADQVDVIIHRQSIVHSLVQFEDGSLKAQMGLPDMKLPIQYALTYPKRFKNDFPRFNFLDYPTLTFEQPDMEVFKNLKLAYQALEAGGNAPCVLNGANEIVVEAFLNDQVGFLEMSDIIEETLCQVKSQKNVKFRGLSAVRP; encoded by the coding sequence TTGAGTAAAAGAAAATTAGCCATATTAGGTTCTACAGGAAGTGTTGGTACACAGACTTTGGAAGTAGTAGAACTTTATCCCGATCACTTTTCTATTACCGTATTAACTGCTGGCAAAAATGCTGACCTGTTAATCCAACAAGCACTCAAATTCAAACCTTCGGCAATTGTTGTGAGCGATAAAAGCGCTTATGAAAAAGTTAAGGATGCTTTGGAAGGTAAAGGTATAGAGGTGAATTTTGGAGAAGAAGCATTAATTGATGTTGTTCAAAGAGATGATATTGATATTGTTCTTACTGCAGTGGTTGGTGCGGTTGGATTGAAACCAACTGTTGCTGCCATTGAAGCCGGAAAAGACATTGCCCTTGCAAATAAAGAAACTTTAGTCGTGGCTGGTGAATTAATCACCAATCTGATAGAAAAGAACAACGTCAAGTTATTGCCAGTTGATTCAGAGCATTCAGCAATTTTTCAATGCTTGGCAGGAGAAGAAGAAAATCCAATTGAGAAGATTATCCTTACTGCATCGGGCGGCCCTTTTAGAGGGATGTCCAGGAATGATTTGGTTTCAGTGACCAAAGTGGAAGCTTTAAAGCATCCAAATTGGAGCATGGGAGCTAAAATTACCGTCGATTCAGCATCATTAATGAACAAAGGTTTGGAAGTCATTGAAGCAAAATGGCTGTTCGGATTGGAGGCTGACCAAGTAGATGTCATTATCCATCGTCAATCCATCGTCCATTCATTGGTTCAATTTGAAGATGGTTCTTTAAAAGCTCAAATGGGGCTTCCAGACATGAAGCTCCCGATTCAATATGCCTTAACCTACCCAAAACGATTCAAAAATGATTTTCCACGTTTTAATTTCTTGGATTATCCAACCTTAACTTTTGAACAGCCTGATATGGAAGTGTTCAAAAATCTTAAGCTGGCTTACCAAGCATTGGAAGCGGGAGGTAATGCACCATGTGTTTTAAACGGTGCCAATGAAATTGTTGTGGAAGCATTCCTGAATGATCAGGTAGGGTTTTTGGAAATGAGCGATATCATTGAAGAGACATTGTGTCAGGTGAAATCCCAAAAAAACGTTAAGTTTAGAGGATTATCTGCAGTACGACCTTGA